In the Uranotaenia lowii strain MFRU-FL chromosome 1, ASM2978415v1, whole genome shotgun sequence genome, ggggagaacggaagggggatggtacttcctttcaagtttatgcataacccaataaattacaacgcatgtaaaaccaaatttagcatgggatggtattttaatactAGAAATTTTCCTATGTGAAACGATTCCTTTtttgcagtaggaggatagaattgggaatataggaagggaagaggaatgcatttaactttttttttacaaaatccgagaaatggacaaaacttaacataaaaattcattttggtatgattctatgattatctgacacaccatcctccttttagtgagtaggtacataggaggagggaggttagcccaatacaattttgttagcataagtttgTTGTTAgcctcaaaaacttatcaatcaatggaactatatatgatataagaggatttcgggaacgaaaaaaatgggtatgattattaaagatcccgtcctccattcagcagggggtgaaagggaggacaggggggggggctctcttatcagtttttagaacatatcaagcagaaacaaccagatttcataagttagattgtttgcgtaagattaatttgagaccctcctttttcagggcgaagcttaaagaaacagattaaaattatcatatttttaacacaaattcacagatcaagattcagaaaatttgtttaagtcatctttgtattgcaattcgaaactccagctgtagttctcattttaaagcggttgcttatgaattttgttgttatttgatttaaaataatgccaacaaaacaataaaaatttaaaaagtttctgaaaataccatttgtttttgaaaggtgtagcaaagcacaccgggtcagctagtaatttataaaaatgtatatcagaatcaaaagtttgaaatttgggcATAATCAACAGAAAAAGTGttaattattatttcaaatcttAGCGGAACTCAGTTTTGTCGATTGATATTATTAAGTGAACTACAGTTACCTTTTGTTTTCATAATCAAAATGGGTGTAGAGTGTATAACGTAACGCAAATTTGAATATTGATCGAAAAACTAAGATTTATTGTGCAATATTCATACTCATACTTATCCTTATAAAGTGGGCATTCCAGACTCTctgattatatttattttatttccaacaAAGTccgagaaaaatttcaattcataaggattttaaatgttttattcaatttttcaaatttcttcaaattttctttcaacacctgatattttttatttttttttattttgacaaattaaaaaaaaagttaatcgattCCCCGTAGTAgtcgcatttttttaaaataaggagAAAATACTCCCATATCATGAAATAATGCTTTGTTCGCTGAAAAGTCCTGGAATATGAATTGAATGAATATTTAAGGGAAATTGATGTTTTATCTTTTGTTGGATATGAATCTCAGATTCTACGAATTTATTCGGACAAGCTCGGATTTCCACAATAATATGGAAATATTAAGCAAATTGTCTAAATAATCGTTTATCTTTCTGTGCTTGTTTTATCcaattattttttggaaattgaaaagagatttgaacgctgctgacgtgttgcgatacaaaaaaattgaaattttaggtgatttcagtcattttattataaagttttgtttctattttttgttattgccgggtattgtaaaaatttgtgcttatttgttcagccaaaaaaaaaaaaaaaaaatacgggaAACATTTTGCAATACTTACTCTAGGGATCCacttctatatatataaaaatgaatgtttgtctgtctgtctgttccctatagactcggaaactacagaaccgatcatcgtcaaaattggcaactgagggtttttgaggccggggatggtttctgtaatagtcaaaactccatccgacttatgggagggggggcttccatacaaaatttgtagtttttcggaacaaattaaagtcatgacatccattttctcgaatttttttcttcctttgggcggtttgtttttcgtctccaaggtcgaggcgtcgagccaaTGTCGTTAAAGGATAGTAACCGttgcatagcatactgatcagtgggaatattttggcgtatatttctcaaccaagaatgcaaggggtggcgatatgaagccttgatgtgattttttttctacttgattcctagcctagctcatttgtacagcacatggttataaatgacgcctagatgggACCCAGATTTACATTTtgtcgatcgaataaaacatatacattttttccaaaatctgaaattgaaaagtcatggcatccatttttagagattttcttttatttgaggtGTTTgattttcgtctctatggtcaagcaaacgtcgtcgcaagtggatagtaactaaagcacactgatcgctggaaaaatttaacaatcgggCGCCTTTTTCTCAACAAAGtacctatgtttcttatgcacgtgggggcaatatgcaacctagatgtgattttttcttgcttaattgcacgtggtaataaatgacgcctagatgtgacacggattggtattttatcaatcgaatcataaCCCAGTTTTTAGTCGGGTACCCACTCGTATACATACGCGCTTGATATCTCGGAAAACTTTCTTATCCATTTATCAGGAAAATtcgttcgaaatttttatttttatataacgtTCCGTAGACTGATATCACAATAATCGGTTACACATGAAATACGACTGAATATTACCACAAAACCCGTGAAATTACTCGCCAACATTTCTACGAACATCATTGTTTACTTTCCGTGGTAGCCCGAGTAGAAAGGCAGTGTTAAGTGAATAATATTACCAGAACAATCGAACTTTTGACTGACAGAGAGTGCAACTCTCATCGGAAGTAACCATGGCAGGCAAGGACCCAGATCCACCGGATGATAGAGGATCGTTCCCAGCATGGATGGCCAATAGTGAGAACGACGGTATCTTACGTATACTTCTCCTGCGTGTAGTATCCGAAGATGACGACAAACGACCACCTCTTCCACATAATCCATTTTTAATTTCACGATCTGTAGAAGCAATCGTCGGTTACAGAAACCGCCACTTAGTCTCTGCAATTAGAGAAGAGAAGGGAAATCGATATGTTTTGAGAACCCAGTCACCCGAAATCTACTCCAAACTTTGTAAAATGACCCATCTATTAGACGCTGAACAAACTCGTGTTGAAGTTGTGGATCACCCAACTTTCAGTTTCACGAAAGGTGTTGTATACGAGCCTGATACTAAGGACATGAGCGACAACGATCTCCTTAAAGAGTTGAGTCGGGAAGGTGTAACAGCTGTAAAATGGATAACGACGAAAGATAAGCAATCTGGTGCCATTAAAAACACGCCCCTTGTCGTCTTGACGTTCAAGGGAACCAAGAGACCTACACACATATTATTTGGTATGCTTCGGATTAGCGTTCGCCCATACTACCCGTCTGTGCTACAGTGCCGCAGCTGTGCAGCCTACGGTCACACGCGTAAGCATTGTTCGAGCGAAGCGGTGTGCTTCAATTGTTCACAAAAACACACACTCGACAATGACCAGGAATGTCCGAACCCAGCATACTGCTATCATTGTGAGGGAGCCCACTCGCCGATCAGTAAAAGCTGTCCGGTCTTCCGAAAAGAGGAAGCAGTGGTTCGAATCAAGGTCGATAAAGGATTGACATACCGTGAAGCTCGCGAACAGATTGATAGAACTAGTCCCCAAATTTCCTACTCGAGCCAAGTTCAAAACCGCCTAAATGAGCACTCTGACAATGATCGTGAAATCCAGTTACTCCATAAGGAAGTCGACAAGCTCCGAAATCAGTTGAAAGA is a window encoding:
- the LOC129759449 gene encoding uncharacterized protein LOC129759449 is translated as MAGKDPDPPDDRGSFPAWMANSENDGILRILLLRVVSEDDDKRPPLPHNPFLISRSVEAIVGYRNRHLVSAIREEKGNRYVLRTQSPEIYSKLCKMTHLLDAEQTRVEVVDHPTFSFTKGVVYEPDTKDMSDNDLLKELSREGVTAVKWITTKDKQSGAIKNTPLVVLTFKGTKRPTHILFGMLRISVRPYYPSVLQCRSCAAYGHTRKHCSSEAVCFNCSQKHTLDNDQECPNPAYCYHCEGAHSPISKSCPVFRKEEAVVRIKVDKGLTYREAREQIDRTSPQISYSSQVQNRLNEHSDNDREIQLLHKEVDKLRNQLKDFSLLKSQLEALQTVHQAALRTNQELGNSQVTNKSTNEKPEAPSKTRISRKDSGKKSSCNQQKAAETTTQHDNQTPVISHRYPSRSISRKRFQESPPTKYDRAPKKIHQESPVEDVRMLSSEEQPSDDDFDD